A portion of the Ferrimonas lipolytica genome contains these proteins:
- a CDS encoding universal stress protein, with the protein MNRYNRVLLAIDFHDDCQTVIDRGLQVVADNDAELFLQHVMEPITVAYSIEAVGFADQMVEMKQTIRENSAKQLQHFGEQLGVPAERRLHSEGIAADEIHRMAKEHNIELIIIGTHGQSGLRSLLGSTANSVLHNVECDVLMVRL; encoded by the coding sequence ATGAACCGATACAACAGAGTGTTACTTGCTATCGATTTCCATGACGACTGCCAAACGGTAATCGACCGTGGGCTACAAGTGGTTGCAGATAACGATGCAGAGTTGTTTCTACAGCATGTAATGGAGCCGATCACCGTAGCCTACTCCATTGAAGCGGTGGGCTTTGCCGATCAAATGGTCGAGATGAAGCAAACCATTCGAGAAAATTCAGCCAAGCAGTTACAGCATTTTGGTGAACAGCTAGGGGTTCCTGCCGAAAGACGGTTACATAGTGAAGGCATTGCTGCAGATGAGATCCATCGGATGGCAAAAGAACACAACATCGAGCTCATTATCATTGGTACTCATGGTCAATCAGGGTTGCGCTCTTTGCTTGGCTCGACGGCCAATAGCGTTCTGCACAACGTCGAATGTGATGTGTTAATGGTGCGTTTGTAA
- a CDS encoding sensor histidine kinase — protein sequence MNELILFNVYLLYGLVFFTIGCVISFRNFKFSKLAIASALPALALFGFTHALHEWSDLYLNLVDIHQFSHLWVEIQVMRIVKLLVSFLALLWFAWQMLEILAAPHRRWLRYLIPSLLLLYLVAAMVHWSIFPIERSLYLSVQLTRGIFGLVGGGLAGIALIYYARELSCSNHQGAQAFAYSGISLLAYALAAGLLSSDWGIWVPIVRMLCALALLLSLLQALKLFDQEHQQQIEEQQRRVLRGEKLRAIGELASGVAHEIKTPLSYATLGCDLLEAQSDLSEPQQRQLHRIRHGLERANHISQEVLHFARQSDSSPTNINLAKVVNSALALMQFRLKTFAVEVDVPAELDAIGDAIKVEEVIINLISNAIDASHDTHKIRIHAALYGQYVQIQIIDWGSGMTAAQLKQATNPFFTTKPQGKGTGLGLPICQQIIHQHQGEFLLSNSATGLTAQFTLPRTAL from the coding sequence ATGAATGAGCTAATTTTATTTAACGTCTACCTACTTTATGGCTTGGTTTTTTTCACCATTGGCTGCGTTATCAGCTTTCGCAATTTTAAATTCAGTAAGCTAGCCATCGCTTCTGCATTACCAGCTCTCGCCCTATTTGGCTTCACCCATGCGTTACACGAATGGTCCGATCTTTATCTAAATTTGGTCGATATCCATCAGTTCTCGCACCTTTGGGTGGAGATACAAGTAATGCGAATCGTAAAATTATTGGTGTCGTTCTTAGCGCTGCTCTGGTTTGCCTGGCAGATGCTCGAGATTTTAGCTGCGCCGCATAGACGTTGGCTGCGTTACCTTATCCCGTCGTTGTTGCTGTTGTATTTGGTGGCGGCAATGGTGCACTGGTCAATCTTTCCAATTGAGCGTTCGCTTTATCTTTCGGTACAACTTACCCGCGGGATCTTCGGTTTGGTTGGCGGTGGCTTGGCTGGCATCGCGCTTATCTATTACGCCCGCGAGCTGTCCTGTAGCAACCATCAAGGGGCACAAGCCTTCGCCTATAGCGGTATATCCTTGCTGGCATACGCTCTGGCGGCAGGACTGCTGTCTTCCGATTGGGGTATATGGGTACCGATAGTACGAATGCTATGTGCATTGGCATTATTGCTCAGTTTGTTACAGGCATTAAAGCTATTTGACCAAGAGCATCAGCAGCAAATTGAGGAGCAACAGCGGCGGGTGTTGCGCGGTGAAAAGCTCCGTGCCATTGGTGAACTCGCTTCCGGTGTTGCCCATGAAATTAAGACACCGCTCAGCTACGCCACGTTAGGCTGTGACCTACTTGAAGCTCAAAGTGATCTTTCTGAGCCACAGCAACGGCAATTACATCGGATACGGCACGGTCTTGAGCGCGCTAACCACATTAGCCAGGAGGTGCTCCATTTCGCCCGTCAAAGCGACAGTTCTCCCACCAATATCAACCTAGCCAAGGTAGTTAACTCAGCCTTAGCGTTAATGCAGTTTCGTCTTAAAACCTTTGCGGTAGAGGTAGATGTGCCTGCAGAACTGGATGCAATTGGTGATGCCATTAAGGTGGAAGAGGTAATCATTAACCTCATCAGCAATGCCATCGATGCTAGCCACGACACCCATAAGATCCGTATCCACGCGGCCCTCTATGGCCAGTATGTTCAGATACAAATAATAGATTGGGGTAGCGGCATGACCGCAGCACAATTAAAACAAGCAACCAACCCATTTTTTACTACCAAGCCGCAAGGCAAAGGGACAGGCTTAGGCCTGCCGATCTGCCAACAGATAATCCACCAACACCAGGGTGAGTTTCTCTTGAGTAACAGCGCCACTGGTTTAACTGCTCAATTCACCTTGCCTCGGACGGCGCTATGA
- a CDS encoding response regulator → MTLSILLAEDDKQLNAAVEEALTFEGFAVTSCFSAEEALDIAQHRKFDIALFDLVMPGVTGVEAIASLRRLQPSIGVVITTAFATVDTAVDAMKRGADDFITKPFNLPTLATTLRRVQAQRQPSMALPNAATNKVFSALANPMRRTVMEQLALHKQLKFMDLCRLSGVENHTQFNFHLRQLKQSGLVEQSVSKVYFLTLSGEQMMQFITLSTKN, encoded by the coding sequence ATGACTCTATCAATACTATTGGCTGAAGACGACAAACAACTTAATGCTGCCGTTGAGGAAGCGTTAACTTTCGAAGGCTTTGCCGTCACCTCATGCTTTAGCGCAGAGGAAGCACTGGATATTGCCCAACACCGCAAGTTTGATATCGCCCTGTTTGATCTAGTTATGCCAGGCGTTACCGGGGTTGAGGCCATCGCCTCATTACGCCGTTTGCAACCAAGTATTGGCGTTGTAATTACCACCGCTTTCGCCACTGTTGATACCGCGGTCGATGCTATGAAACGCGGTGCCGATGACTTCATTACCAAGCCGTTTAACTTACCCACCTTAGCGACCACACTGCGGCGAGTTCAGGCACAACGACAACCATCAATGGCACTACCAAACGCAGCAACCAACAAGGTCTTTTCTGCGCTAGCAAATCCAATGCGGCGCACGGTAATGGAGCAATTAGCACTACACAAGCAGCTAAAGTTTATGGATCTATGTCGTTTATCTGGGGTAGAGAATCACACCCAATTTAACTTCCACCTACGCCAATTGAAGCAAAGCGGTTTAGTCGAACAGAGCGTGAGCAAGGTCTATTTTCTTACCCTCAGCGGTGAGCAGATGATGCAATTCATTACCCTTTCAACCAAAAACTAA
- a CDS encoding Ig-like domain-containing protein produces the protein MKTQYRLLATLIAATLLGGCSDDDNNDNDVIVPTNTAPVVANATSTTTSSTAVMIDVMSAASDADGDELTLTTAVAKNGKATIVNGQIQYHPQDYVGDDTIDFEVSDGTDSTAAIVTVTVSKEEVVLSYVGSESCQSCHAAEYETHQLSGHNFKISKVSDGTQVQFPYSDVTGGLQLVRHHDDNGNEIPTMNSLGAPDSYDDVTYTTGGYWKKIRWFDANGHIVTGDAVQYNLEGSADNQQMSGYHADDVDMIYDCGNCHNTGWRPFSSGSYEHRQDDLPGMGGDFAYAGVQCEACHGAGSAHISAPSKTNITKSATARTTELLQSETMGYGAAMHCAECHTRDGNRAGGDLGNNYLNGYKTAFPEGEEFGGRIAAKGGLTRHHQTHDEFMGIDPASGETTNPHYNAGMSCASCHNPHKSTVNQDSADGKHSGAVKQCSDCHSSIAFNSGMVGLHASFECTDCHMPEVVKNATSKVTSAGVTFGDEMTHVVTIDLYNDKSQLTDDGKYMNPFLKDAWACGECHAEGSKLQSLTDNYGGKIHQ, from the coding sequence ATGAAAACCCAATACCGGCTTTTAGCCACCCTAATAGCCGCCACTTTACTTGGCGGTTGTAGTGACGACGACAACAACGATAACGACGTAATTGTACCTACTAATACCGCCCCTGTTGTTGCTAATGCCACCTCTACCACCACCAGCTCAACCGCCGTGATGATCGACGTAATGAGCGCTGCCAGTGACGCTGACGGAGATGAACTGACCTTAACCACAGCTGTCGCCAAAAACGGCAAAGCCACCATTGTAAATGGCCAAATCCAATACCATCCTCAAGACTACGTTGGCGACGATACAATCGACTTTGAAGTAAGCGATGGCACCGACTCAACGGCAGCCATAGTAACGGTGACGGTATCCAAAGAAGAAGTGGTATTAAGTTACGTAGGCTCAGAATCTTGTCAAAGCTGTCATGCCGCTGAGTACGAAACCCATCAGCTTTCTGGCCACAACTTTAAGATCAGCAAAGTCAGCGATGGCACTCAGGTTCAATTTCCATACTCCGACGTCACAGGTGGCCTCCAGCTAGTACGCCATCACGACGACAACGGCAATGAAATCCCAACCATGAATAGCTTGGGTGCGCCAGATTCTTACGATGACGTAACCTACACCACTGGTGGTTACTGGAAGAAGATCCGCTGGTTTGATGCTAATGGCCATATCGTTACCGGCGATGCGGTTCAGTACAACCTCGAAGGCAGTGCCGATAACCAACAGATGAGCGGCTACCACGCTGACGATGTTGATATGATTTACGACTGTGGTAACTGCCATAACACCGGTTGGCGTCCATTCAGCAGCGGCAGCTACGAGCATCGCCAAGATGACCTACCCGGTATGGGCGGCGACTTTGCTTACGCTGGCGTTCAATGTGAAGCCTGTCATGGTGCCGGCTCTGCCCACATCAGCGCGCCAAGTAAGACCAACATAACCAAGAGCGCGACAGCGCGTACAACTGAATTACTACAAAGCGAAACCATGGGCTATGGCGCGGCCATGCACTGTGCTGAGTGCCACACCCGTGACGGCAACCGTGCTGGTGGCGATTTAGGTAACAATTACCTCAACGGCTACAAAACGGCGTTTCCTGAAGGTGAAGAGTTTGGCGGCCGCATCGCGGCCAAAGGCGGTTTAACTCGCCACCACCAAACCCACGACGAGTTCATGGGGATCGATCCTGCTAGCGGCGAGACCACTAACCCGCACTACAACGCAGGCATGAGCTGTGCAAGTTGTCACAATCCGCACAAGTCTACCGTCAACCAAGACAGTGCCGACGGCAAACATAGCGGCGCGGTTAAACAGTGTAGCGATTGTCACAGCAGCATAGCGTTCAATAGTGGCATGGTTGGTCTCCACGCCAGCTTCGAGTGTACTGATTGTCACATGCCGGAAGTAGTGAAAAATGCCACCAGTAAGGTAACTTCTGCGGGGGTCACCTTCGGCGATGAGATGACCCACGTGGTCACCATTGATCTCTACAACGACAAGAGCCAGCTGACCGATGACGGTAAATACATGAATCCGTTTTTGAAAGACGCTTGGGCTTGTGGCGAGTGTCACGCCGAAGGTAGCAAGCTGCAAAGTCTCACCGACAACTATGGCGGTAAGATCCACCAGTAA
- a CDS encoding peroxiredoxin-like family protein produces MSRFTFTTLILTLVGALSFSAQATLADSADKVSPLLNGMEVPAITVQNSDGKSLSLNQLMEKKPSLVLFYRGGWCPFCNAQLAGLQQIEAELEALGVQVLAIAPELPENLKEGEGKGNYQLLSDHNLEATIGFGLGFTLSGPSNIAYKAKFGDRLKLSDSGNVILPAPAAYLVDTDGLVHFSYVNPNYKVRVHPKLIVTAAELMVQP; encoded by the coding sequence ATGAGCCGTTTCACTTTTACCACGCTAATTCTTACCCTTGTGGGTGCCCTAAGTTTCTCTGCCCAAGCCACATTGGCCGACAGCGCCGATAAAGTCTCACCGCTGCTCAATGGCATGGAAGTACCTGCCATCACTGTGCAAAACAGCGACGGTAAATCACTGTCACTTAATCAACTGATGGAAAAAAAACCGTCGTTGGTACTGTTCTACCGTGGCGGTTGGTGCCCATTTTGTAATGCGCAGCTGGCAGGCTTACAGCAGATTGAAGCAGAGCTAGAGGCGCTTGGGGTGCAGGTGCTGGCCATTGCGCCAGAGCTTCCAGAGAATCTCAAAGAGGGTGAAGGCAAAGGTAACTATCAACTGCTGTCTGACCACAACCTCGAAGCCACCATCGGCTTTGGCTTAGGCTTTACACTGTCAGGCCCAAGTAACATCGCTTACAAAGCCAAGTTTGGTGATCGCTTAAAGCTTAGTGATTCCGGCAATGTCATCTTACCTGCTCCGGCGGCTTACCTTGTTGATACCGATGGACTCGTGCACTTCTCCTACGTCAATCCCAACTACAAGGTACGGGTTCATCCTAAGCTGATCGTTACCGCAGCGGAACTAATGGTGCAACCTTAG
- a CDS encoding nucleoside hydrolase, with translation MAEKIIFDTDPGIDDAMALLFAHAHPNIKLHAITTVYGNGVISDCTRNACFINAKFAIGAVVAEGASGPLQRPANGPTICVHGQHALGDVQAPLDTPIEIDSRPAYQYICDEVKANSGEITLVAIGPLTNIALALQHDPDIVNHVKQVVIMGGAFGSDGNFGNVAPFAEANIHDDPDAADQVFTADWPVTIIGLDVTHKAFFSGDYLEQLRHSAGEAGEFIWQVSRHYLKFYSERFGKDGCHVHDPSAVAFVADPTLFGTRSGPVRVVNSGPMIGMTVQKTDSLPYYDDEFSHFRSQEVAITVDDQRLLAIYRDSINLLAD, from the coding sequence ATGGCTGAAAAAATCATCTTTGATACCGATCCTGGTATCGACGACGCAATGGCACTACTGTTCGCCCACGCACACCCCAACATCAAACTGCACGCCATCACTACCGTATATGGCAACGGTGTGATTAGCGATTGCACCCGTAACGCCTGCTTCATTAATGCCAAGTTTGCTATCGGCGCCGTGGTTGCTGAAGGAGCCAGTGGGCCACTGCAACGCCCAGCAAATGGGCCAACTATATGCGTACATGGTCAACACGCTTTAGGTGATGTACAGGCCCCACTCGATACACCAATTGAGATTGATAGCCGCCCTGCCTACCAGTATATCTGCGACGAGGTGAAGGCTAACTCAGGCGAGATAACTTTAGTGGCCATTGGCCCGCTGACCAACATCGCATTAGCGCTGCAGCATGACCCCGACATCGTTAACCACGTTAAGCAGGTGGTCATCATGGGCGGCGCCTTTGGCAGCGACGGTAACTTCGGTAACGTTGCCCCCTTTGCTGAAGCCAACATTCATGACGACCCTGATGCGGCAGATCAGGTGTTTACTGCCGATTGGCCAGTAACCATTATCGGCCTCGATGTGACTCACAAAGCGTTTTTCTCCGGCGATTATCTGGAGCAACTACGCCATAGTGCTGGTGAAGCTGGAGAGTTTATCTGGCAAGTTAGCCGCCACTACCTCAAGTTTTACAGTGAGCGCTTTGGCAAAGACGGTTGTCATGTACACGATCCATCAGCGGTCGCCTTTGTGGCCGACCCAACCCTATTTGGTACGCGCAGCGGCCCAGTTCGGGTAGTAAATAGCGGGCCAATGATCGGCATGACCGTGCAAAAGACTGATTCATTACCATACTACGATGACGAATTCAGCCACTTCCGATCTCAAGAGGTCGCGATTACAGTGGATGACCAGCGTTTGTTGGCAATCTACCGCGACAGCATCAATCTGCTGGCAGATTAG
- a CDS encoding peptidase U32 family protein, whose translation MSNRFELLAPGGDIDSIKAAIAAGADAVYCGLDKFNARHRADNLDFDALNGVIRVAHQHGCKIFLTLNIIILQSEFVQMWKLLNLLHNSDVDGVILQDIGLFGLVKQHFPQLDVHASTQSNTHNSGQIEFLNQLGASRVNLSRELSLKEIKPLASFGAERGVQMEVFVHGSYCIGFSGLCYMSSEHNGSSGNRGRCSQPCRDPYQTTAAGSDFPLNMKDNSAFSDMAELADAGVYSLKVEGRIKKSHYVYSVVDQWRKQIDNYCQDKPLAQSSDLLYTVFNRDFTAGFLHGDINHSMYSNNPRDNSAYHFAKQAQISTEAEFKQIKRALYDVKTDIINHVSDAIAPLDISKRPLTLSLSGQHGEPLTITLIRDRGQAAQVWTLQSSSALISADKRQLDIDTLLPIFKPLNDANHQLQPLQLLSLGEQLLLPFAELTAMREQLFTYLRDGKPLQPEVALPAAPQKQTRTETAKLAVLLNRAPSEALLQQPVELYYQLPEALDRQFDAMVELFTEQPRLLPWFPAILLGKHFDAAKRFLERVRPSRLVTNNSGIVKIAQSLGLKWVAGPQFNLTNSYAFEVLQQQFGCVGGFLSNELSRRQLYPIAAPKGMDLYYSIYHPQALMTSRMCFLQQTVGCHKPRFTEGCLRKCDKSASLVSFKNSSFVIDKQRGDHNVIYANDNFLNLDAINDLKQLTHGFIDLRQIETGTRVATDNAATVAQFLALLAQQDGAASTLQASISGSSNKQYQKGL comes from the coding sequence ATGAGTAATCGATTTGAACTATTGGCACCAGGTGGAGATATAGACTCTATCAAAGCGGCCATCGCAGCTGGTGCTGATGCTGTCTACTGTGGCTTAGATAAATTTAATGCCCGTCATCGTGCCGATAACCTCGATTTTGATGCACTCAATGGCGTGATCCGAGTTGCTCATCAGCACGGTTGTAAGATCTTTCTCACCCTTAACATCATTATTTTGCAGAGCGAGTTTGTCCAAATGTGGAAACTGCTCAACCTATTGCATAACAGCGATGTAGATGGGGTGATCTTGCAAGACATCGGTTTGTTTGGTTTGGTGAAGCAGCACTTTCCCCAGCTAGATGTGCACGCTTCAACCCAATCGAATACCCATAACAGCGGCCAGATTGAGTTCCTAAATCAACTTGGCGCGAGTCGGGTAAATCTGTCTCGTGAGCTTAGCCTCAAAGAGATCAAACCGTTGGCCAGCTTTGGTGCGGAGCGGGGCGTGCAGATGGAGGTGTTTGTGCATGGCTCCTATTGCATTGGCTTCTCTGGTTTGTGTTACATGAGCTCTGAGCACAATGGCTCTTCCGGCAATCGAGGTCGTTGCAGTCAGCCCTGTCGTGACCCTTACCAAACCACCGCGGCTGGCAGCGACTTCCCACTCAACATGAAAGACAACAGTGCCTTTAGCGATATGGCTGAGCTGGCGGACGCTGGGGTTTATTCATTGAAAGTGGAAGGGCGCATTAAGAAATCGCACTACGTTTACAGCGTGGTAGATCAGTGGCGCAAGCAGATTGATAACTACTGCCAAGATAAGCCGTTAGCGCAGAGTAGTGATCTGCTCTACACCGTATTTAACCGTGATTTTACTGCGGGCTTCCTCCATGGTGATATCAATCATTCGATGTACAGCAACAACCCTCGGGATAACAGCGCCTATCACTTTGCGAAGCAAGCGCAGATCAGCACCGAAGCTGAGTTTAAACAGATCAAGCGTGCGCTTTACGATGTTAAAACCGACATTATCAACCACGTTAGCGATGCCATTGCACCACTAGACATAAGTAAGCGCCCGCTAACATTGAGCCTGTCGGGCCAACACGGTGAACCATTAACGATCACACTTATCCGCGATCGTGGACAAGCTGCGCAGGTGTGGACGCTGCAATCCTCTTCAGCGTTAATCAGTGCCGATAAACGTCAATTGGATATCGATACCCTGCTACCGATCTTCAAGCCCCTTAATGACGCCAATCATCAGTTGCAACCATTGCAGCTGTTAAGCCTAGGTGAGCAGCTGTTGTTACCATTTGCTGAGCTAACCGCAATGCGTGAGCAACTGTTTACTTACCTGCGTGACGGCAAGCCGCTGCAACCAGAAGTTGCCTTACCTGCGGCGCCACAAAAGCAGACCCGAACCGAAACCGCAAAGCTGGCGGTATTGTTAAACCGAGCACCGAGTGAGGCGCTGTTGCAGCAGCCGGTTGAGCTCTACTACCAGTTACCGGAGGCGCTGGATCGCCAGTTTGATGCCATGGTTGAGCTGTTCACTGAGCAGCCGCGATTGTTGCCGTGGTTTCCAGCTATCTTACTGGGTAAACACTTCGACGCAGCTAAGCGTTTTCTTGAACGGGTAAGGCCTAGCCGGTTAGTAACCAATAACTCCGGTATCGTTAAAATTGCGCAATCATTGGGGCTTAAATGGGTTGCTGGACCGCAGTTTAACCTAACGAATAGCTATGCCTTTGAGGTGTTACAGCAGCAATTTGGTTGTGTTGGTGGCTTTCTATCTAACGAGCTAAGCCGTCGTCAGCTCTACCCGATTGCAGCACCGAAGGGGATGGATCTCTATTACAGTATTTATCACCCGCAAGCGTTGATGACCAGCCGCATGTGCTTCTTGCAACAAACCGTTGGTTGTCATAAGCCGCGCTTTACTGAGGGCTGTCTGCGTAAGTGTGATAAATCGGCGTCGTTGGTGAGCTTCAAAAACAGCAGTTTTGTAATTGATAAGCAGCGTGGTGATCACAATGTTATCTACGCCAACGATAACTTCCTTAATCTCGACGCAATAAACGACTTAAAGCAGTTGACCCACGGCTTTATCGATCTGCGCCAGATTGAGACTGGCACCCGTGTCGCCACTGATAACGCTGCAACCGTAGCGCAGTTCTTAGCGCTGTTAGCGCAGCAAGACGGGGCAGCGAGCACCTTGCAAGCGAGCATCAGCGGTAGCAGCAATAAGCAGTATCAGAAAGGGTTGTAG
- a CDS encoding M48 family metallopeptidase, producing MTPLRYLAHYPETLQQQVQQLIAEQRLGEWLRHNYPQQHHIGSDNALRDYIMTLKQQYMKKSGPLSKVQFDGKLHIVHNALGTHTTVSRVQGGKLKSKNEIRIGSMFKRAPEPLLRMISVHELAHLKEKQHDKNFYALCQHMLPNYHQLELATRMWLTEVELNGHPYQK from the coding sequence ATGACGCCATTACGCTACCTTGCCCACTATCCTGAGACCTTGCAGCAACAGGTGCAGCAGCTTATTGCCGAGCAGCGTTTAGGAGAGTGGCTCCGTCATAACTACCCGCAGCAACATCATATTGGCAGCGATAACGCGTTGCGCGATTACATCATGACTCTCAAGCAGCAATACATGAAGAAGTCAGGGCCGCTCAGTAAGGTGCAGTTCGATGGCAAGCTGCATATTGTGCATAACGCCCTAGGTACCCACACTACGGTTAGTCGAGTGCAGGGGGGCAAACTCAAAAGTAAGAATGAGATCCGCATTGGTAGCATGTTTAAGCGAGCACCAGAACCGTTGCTGCGGATGATCTCAGTGCACGAACTGGCACATTTAAAAGAGAAACAGCACGATAAGAACTTCTACGCCCTGTGCCAACATATGTTACCCAACTACCATCAATTGGAGTTGGCGACGCGGATGTGGTTAACCGAAGTGGAGTTAAATGGTCACCCCTATCAGAAATAG
- a CDS encoding class II aldolase/adducin family protein yields MSEAAINNLTIGTGATLAPPQFDDPYQQRLHDKQRLAAAFRAFALYGFDEGLAGHITVRDAVEPETFWVNPLALHFSLIKASHLVRVDHHGNVVEGDAMVNKAAFAIHSRVHQSHPSINAVAHSHSRYGRAFAALGQPLQPISQDACMFFENHAVYDDFGGVVMELDEGQRIANSLGANCAAILQNHGLLTVGSSVDAACANFIIMDSCCHSQLLAQAAGELKLIRPEVARQAKQITASELVTWGNFQPLYQKLLSQDASFLD; encoded by the coding sequence ATGAGCGAAGCCGCCATCAATAACCTCACCATAGGCACTGGTGCCACCTTAGCACCACCGCAGTTTGACGATCCCTACCAGCAGCGCCTGCACGATAAACAACGATTGGCGGCCGCCTTCCGAGCATTTGCGCTGTACGGCTTCGATGAGGGCTTAGCTGGGCACATTACCGTTCGCGATGCGGTCGAACCAGAGACCTTTTGGGTAAATCCGCTGGCATTGCATTTTTCACTAATTAAAGCATCGCATTTAGTGCGCGTCGATCATCACGGCAATGTGGTTGAGGGCGATGCAATGGTAAATAAAGCCGCCTTCGCCATCCACTCGCGAGTACACCAGTCGCACCCTAGCATTAACGCAGTGGCTCACTCCCACAGCCGCTACGGTCGTGCTTTTGCGGCACTGGGGCAGCCACTGCAACCGATCTCCCAAGACGCCTGTATGTTTTTTGAAAATCACGCCGTTTACGACGACTTTGGCGGAGTGGTAATGGAACTCGATGAAGGTCAACGCATAGCCAATTCCCTCGGCGCTAACTGTGCCGCGATCTTGCAAAACCACGGCCTATTAACTGTTGGCAGCAGTGTAGATGCAGCCTGTGCCAACTTCATCATCATGGACAGTTGCTGCCACAGTCAACTGTTGGCGCAAGCGGCAGGCGAACTAAAGCTGATTCGCCCCGAAGTCGCTCGCCAAGCCAAACAGATCACCGCCTCTGAACTGGTTACTTGGGGCAACTTCCAACCGCTATACCAAAAGCTGCTGAGCCAAGACGCCAGCTTCCTCGACTGA
- a CDS encoding bile acid:sodium symporter family protein, whose product MQATALTQILLPLALALIMFGMGLSLHRRDFSRLFKLPQSVAAGLLGQVIGLPLLALLVIVVFNLSTPLAIGLMLVAVCPGGTTSNLLCHLARANLALSVSLTALSNLICVVTAPLLVGLSLQWFATGAAVEFSLVNTALGLFAISLLPVGVGMVVRHYYSDWAERTEPVFRGFSIAVLILLIVAITVQEWHLLTTMLEQLLLACLTFNLLGLAIGYGLSKLFSLDNNDTTTVAIEVGVQNTTLSMLIAITFLGHPDYAITAGVYGLVMYLGAAVTIGLRRYQRNQVVDNKSSQQL is encoded by the coding sequence ATGCAGGCCACTGCTCTTACTCAAATACTGTTGCCATTAGCACTGGCGCTGATCATGTTCGGCATGGGACTGTCGCTACATCGGCGAGACTTCAGCCGCCTATTCAAGCTGCCGCAATCGGTGGCAGCCGGCTTATTGGGGCAGGTGATTGGCTTGCCGCTACTGGCGCTACTGGTGATAGTGGTATTTAACCTATCTACACCACTGGCCATCGGCTTAATGCTCGTGGCAGTGTGCCCCGGCGGGACCACATCCAATCTGTTATGTCATTTGGCGCGGGCTAATTTGGCTCTGAGCGTGTCGCTTACTGCCCTAAGTAACCTCATCTGTGTGGTTACTGCCCCCCTGTTGGTGGGCTTATCGTTGCAATGGTTTGCCACGGGTGCGGCGGTGGAGTTTTCCCTAGTAAATACTGCTTTGGGTCTGTTTGCTATCTCGTTATTGCCGGTTGGCGTCGGCATGGTGGTTCGCCACTACTATAGTGATTGGGCTGAACGTACCGAACCGGTGTTTAGAGGTTTCTCGATTGCGGTGCTGATATTGCTGATTGTTGCGATTACTGTGCAGGAGTGGCACTTACTGACAACCATGCTCGAACAGCTATTGTTGGCCTGCTTAACGTTCAACCTGCTCGGCTTAGCCATCGGCTATGGCTTAAGTAAGTTGTTTAGCTTAGATAATAACGACACCACCACCGTTGCCATTGAGGTCGGGGTACAAAACACTACGCTGTCGATGTTGATCGCCATTACGTTCCTCGGCCACCCAGACTACGCTATTACCGCTGGGGTCTATGGTTTGGTGATGTACCTTGGCGCAGCGGTAACCATCGGCTTACGTCGCTATCAGCGCAATCAAGTTGTTGATAACAAATCATCGCAGCAACTGTAA
- a CDS encoding YaiI/YqxD family protein — MKIWVDADACPTVIKEILFKAADRTKTQTTLIANHSIRIPPSPYIQFRQVSSGFDVADDWIVTQVESGDLVITADIPLAAEVIEKKALALNPRGEMYSASNIRQRLNMRDFMDTLRSSGVQTGGPPALSAQDRKAFAGELDRWLAKKARQVR; from the coding sequence ATGAAAATCTGGGTAGATGCCGATGCTTGTCCAACGGTGATCAAAGAGATCCTGTTTAAAGCTGCCGATCGTACTAAAACACAAACCACCCTAATTGCTAACCACAGCATTCGGATCCCACCGTCACCCTACATTCAGTTTCGCCAAGTCAGCAGCGGCTTTGACGTTGCCGACGACTGGATTGTCACTCAAGTCGAAAGCGGCGATCTTGTGATCACTGCTGATATTCCCTTGGCTGCAGAAGTGATTGAGAAAAAAGCCCTCGCGCTCAACCCTCGAGGTGAGATGTACAGCGCCAGTAACATCCGCCAGCGCCTCAACATGCGTGATTTTATGGATACCCTCCGCTCCAGTGGCGTACAAACCGGTGGACCACCAGCACTGAGCGCACAAGATCGCAAAGCTTTTGCTGGTGAACTCGATCGCTGGTTAGCTAAGAAAGCGCGCCAAGTTCGCTGA